Proteins from a single region of Gossypium arboreum isolate Shixiya-1 chromosome 1, ASM2569848v2, whole genome shotgun sequence:
- the LOC108483097 gene encoding uncharacterized protein LOC108483097 isoform X2: protein MPGNEVGDRIHNFLGGGSLSQGQHHSQVFDGTWSGLNNNQWVGSQRQVGGHLVSSLKNFSLHQLADADRGQSGQSSSLQHGLNFTQSGLRPESVRSQSQNQSSNVNGYMQGHQAFQTRQNETNFLGVDTASRGPDLHKKNPMRLDAAESPVNYDFFGGQQQINGQHHGMIQPLPRQQAERTDMQLLQQHAMLKKMQELQRQQLPNSQFQLPEARQLSSVNQVSSVVKQGSDSVSLAPINGVPVHNASNYSWQTENMNVNVNANWLQDGATPIMQGSSSGFLFSPEQGQVHLMGLVPRQVDQSFYGISTSGPIVDQYQYSSVQMDEPLMQQVQASSNSFPGNQYAMFQDQVSLQDGSLVSGQGDLGKNVFGAAAGQGLNNGFLSENLQQMTILPKNAVMQESSGRQGHPGPSETSLRKSSIQADPPQAVATLDPTEEKILFGSDDSVWDMFGKSANMGSVLDGMDSSGAFPSLQSGSWSALMQSAVAETPSNDIGIQEEWSGLGMQHNEPASGNMPSSIVNYGSKQESAWADNNFPPASTLNCKPSPMSQRFVKELTEDSSKRLGCSSLRKHVAESAKFLGNASHSPGMQVTANSISGHQQGLAIHSSHGQPQNEPNGWKSIDSASHGVGTISKSQDIQRSLQPSPNSDQRGAMYKERGHSSGFDLRNIKSGNVNSGLGSLQVNGEASDLDNFAEITDKRTTRVTKESSQQLPNSRNLHLWKSVDSQVNRGLSRVPVEYQQIQERSPENLDSSGNNCLDKGASGVNVSGDLNVKETSNDSFCSNLPQYTSTGGTRDNVWLDVNDLQGGKQKSSAHISDKSSVTRKFQYHPMGDLDVEIEPSYGTKSVAHSRATSQHVSQGLKGHDKGYSGQSQLTGHAGGDATEVEKGCSPGVKVDKIPSKSSNPGSAPDRSFGGFVPKKTYPTSQNILELFQKADPPKEHGTATRLSSSEHNQSSEMPDAETSDGSVGQFQHNKPIASQGFGLQLGLPSQKFTIPDRAISLQSFPQGVNSPNLVHGSSEEGRKGHTWLDTIASVQSLTHGASRGDRSNVSSVSGQTSNKASQNTMEANVSAGFTSYNPHSKSHLQSQHVSSVGSQGTPKEYVNAPFGVLASQMKQTDDSSVRAQASQGRKSAPCMPKTAPGENLASSEASWPSSSNENNARGPGQHFPILEASLPSTTSESSQGAFTKNMPNLHASVSAPQYLLGAQSALASQNLFKPNHQSNIKSEASHPGSKKLDDQIAQVVGSGRSEFPADCAKLQSFVGEKPPANAQQVLRENDASQNLAAMQRDIEAFGRSLRPNNAANQNTLLLHQVQALENVEIDPSNRSVKRFKGPDSGLDAQLVGSHGQEEQSYGSSTVMGDAAVNFSSDPSGNSKMPRFSLNTGDDNERQLSSSDMLASSQNDSQHFPNANNPAAVLKGEHSQISPQMAPSWFDRYGMFKNGQMLPVYDAQKLAMMKATEKIFTVGRPPDSLHPLHSSEQVNAAASQLDNAQQSSNLLPVASDHFSPHSLCPDLTNQSLVVVRAKKRKSMTFELLSWHREVTQGPQKPQNISVAEAEWAHAANRLIEKVEDEPETIEEWSPVLRTRRRLILTTQLMQQLLRAPPRVVFSTDASKNHETVAYFVARSVLGDACCTSYVPESDTADPPDGGCILSEKLKEEKNESILKAAEEIIVRTKKLENYLQRS from the exons ATGCCTGGCAACGAAGTTGGAGACAGGATCCATAATTTCCTTGGAGGAGGGAGTTTGTCTCAGGGCCAGCATCACTCTCAGGTCTTTGATGGTACCTGGTCTGGCTTAAATAACAATCAGTGGGTTGGAAGCCAGAGACAAGTTGGCGGGCATCTTGTTTCCAGTTTGAAGAATTTCAGTTTACATCAATTAG CTGATGCTGACAGAGGACAAAGTGGTCAGTCTTCAAGCCTGCAGCATGGCCTGAACTTTACACAGTCAGGTCTGAGGCCTGAAAGTGTCAGAAGTCAATCTCAAAATCAATCATCAAATGTAAATGGCTATATGCAAGGGCATCAGGCTTTCCAGACAAGGCAGAATGAAACGAACTTTTTGGGAGTGGATACAGCATCTCGGGGCCCTGATCTTCATAAGAAAAATCCAATGAGATTGGATGCTGCTGAATCACCagtaaattatgatttttttggtGGGCAACAGCAAATTAATGGACAGCATCATGGCATGATCCAGCCTTTGCCGAGGCAACAAGCAGAGAGGACTGACATGCAGCTGTTACAGCAACATGCCATGCTTAAGAAAATGCAAGAATTACAGAGGCAGCAACTTCCAAACTCACAGTTTCAGCTACCAGAAGCAAGACAGTTGAGTTCTGTGAATCAGGTTTCCTCTGTTGTAAAACAGGGATCAGATAGTGTTTCTCTTGCTCCAATAAATGGTGTTCCTGTCCATAATGCTTCGAATTATTCGTGGCAGACAGAGAACATGAACGTAAATGTAAATGCAAATTGGCTGCAGGATGGTGCCACTCCAATCATGCAAGGATCATCTAGTGGATTTTTGTTTTCCCCTGAGCAAGGCCAGGTGCATTTGATGGGTTTGGTTCCTCGACAAGTTGATCAGTCATTTTATGGGATCTCTACTAGTGGTCCAATAGTAGATCAATATCAATATTCTTCTGTCCAAATGGATGAGCCTTTAATGCAGCAGGTGCAAGCCAGCAGTAATTCCTTTCCAGGTAATCAGTATGCTATGTTTCAAGATCAAGTTAGCTTGCAAGATGGGTCTTTGGTTTCTGGACAGGGCGACCTGGGAAAAAATGTCTTTGGTGCTGCAGCTGGTCAAGGTTTAAATAATGGATTTCTTTCAGAAAATTTGCAGCAAATGACTATCCTACCAAAAAATGCAGTGATGCAGGAATCTAGTGGGAGGCAAGGACATCCTGGTCCCTCAGAAACATCCCTCAGGAAGTCATCGATTCAGGCTGACCCCCCTCAGGCTGTGGCTACCCTAGATCCGACTGAAGAAAAGATATTGTTTGGTTCAGATGACAGTGTGTGGGATATGTTTGGAAAGAGTGCCAATATGGGCTCAGTTTTGGATGGTATGGACTCTTCTGGGGCATTTCCTTCACTGCAAAGTGGAAGTTGGAGTGCTCTTATGCAGTCTGCTGTAGCAGAAACCCCTAGTAACGATATTGGGATACAGGAAGAGTGGAGTGGTTTAGGCATGCAGCATAACGAACCTGCAAGTGGTAACATGCCTTCATCAATTGTCAACTATGGCAGCAAACAGGAATCTGCTTGGGCTGATAACAATTTTCCGCCTGCCTCAACACTGAACTGTAAACCTTCTCCCATGTCTCAGAGATTTGTTAAAGAGTTAACAGAAGACAGTAGCAAACGGCTAGGTTGCAGTTCTTTACGAAAGCACGTAGCTGAAAGTGCTAAATTCTTAGGAAATGCTTCTCACTCTCCCGGTATGCAAGTTACTGCAAACAGTATTTCAGGTCACCAACAAGGATTGGCCATACATAGTTCTCATGGTCAGCCACAGAATGAACCAAATGGTTGGAAATCCATTGATTCTGCATCACATGGTGTTGGTACCATATCAAAAAGTCAGGATATTCAAAGGTCCTTGCAACCTTCTCCGAATAGTGATCAGAGAGGTGCTATGTATAAGGAGAGAGGTCATAGTTCTGGTTTTGATCTTAGAAATATTAAATCAGGGAATGTGAATTCTGGCTTGGGAAGCCTACAGGTGAATGGGGAAGCCTCTGATCTGGATAATTTTGCTGAAATTACAGATAAAAGAACCACAAGGGTCACCAAGGAAAGCAGCCAACAACTTCCAAACAGTCGTAATCTTCATCTCTGGAAAAGCGTTGATTCTCAAGTTAACCGTGGACTAAGCAGGGTTCCAGTAGAATATCAGCAAATTCAGGAAAGGAGCCCTGAAAATTTGGATTCATCTGGAAATAATTGCTTGGACAAGGGAGCATCTGGAGTAAATGTTTCAGGGGATCTCAATGTCAAAGAAACTTCTAATGACAGTTTTTGCTCCAACTTACCACAATATACTTCCACTGGTGGTACGAGAGACAATGTTTGGCTGGATGTAAATGATTTACAAGGAGGAAAACAGAAGTCTTCTGCTCATATTAGTGATAAATCTTCTGTGACCCGTaagtttcagtatcatcctatggGGGATTTAGATGTTGAGATCGAACCTTCTTATGGAACTAAAAGTGTTGCACATTCACGAGCAACATCCCAACACGTTTCTCAAGGATTGAAGGGTCATGACAAGGGATACTCTGGGCAGTCACAATTAACTGGTCATGCTGGTGGAGACGCTACAGAAGTTGAGAAG GGTTGTTCTCCTGGCGTTAAAGTAGACAAGATACCCTCAAAAAGTTCAAATCCTGGTTCTGCACCTGACAGATCTTTTGGTGGGTTTGTGCCAAAGAAGACATATCCAACAAG TCAAAATATACTGGAGCTTTTTCAAAAGGCTGACCCGCCAAAGGAGCATGGTACTGCAACACGCTTAAGCTCTTCTGAACACAATCAATCATCTGAAATGCCTGATGCAGAAACTTCTGATGGATCAGTGGGTCAGTTTCAGCATAATAAGCCTATTGCTTCTCAAGGTTTTGGTTTACAACTAGGGCTCCCATCCCAAAAGTTTACTATTCCAGATCGTGCAATTTCATTGCAGAGTTTCCCTCAAGGAGTTAATTCTCCAAATTTAGTTCACGGCTCTTCTGAGGAAGGAAGGAAAGGTCATACATGGTTGGATACTATTGCTTCTGTTCAGTCCTTGACTCATGGAGCATCCCGTGGAGATAGGAGTAATGTGTCAAGTGTCTCTGGTCAAACCAGCAACAAAGCCTCACAAAATACTATGGAGGCCAATGTTTCTGCAGGTTTTACCTCTTACAATCCTCATTCAAAAAGTCATCTCCAAAGCCAGCACGTCAGTAGTGTTGGCAGTCAAGGAACACCAAAGGAATATGTCAATGCACCTTTTGGTGTTTTGGCATCTCAGATGAAGCAGACTGATGATTCTTCTGTGAGAGCTCAAGCTAGTCAAGGAAGGAAATCAGCACCTTGCATGCCCAAAACTGCTCCTGGTGAGAATCTTGCTTCTTCAGAGGCTTCTTGGCCTAGTAGTAGCAACGAAAACAATGCAAGGGGTCCAGGCCAGCATTTTCCAATCTTGGAGGCTTCTTTACCTTCTACTACATCTGAATCTTCACAGGGTGCTTTTACAAAAAATATGCCTAATTTACATGCAAGTGTCTCAGCCCCACAATATCTATTAGGAGCTCAGAGTGCTCTGGCCTCACAAAATTTGTTTAAGCCTAATCATCAGTCAAATATTAAGTCCGAAGCATCTCATCCTGGATCAAAAAAGCTAGATGATCAAATTGCCCAGGTAGTAGGTAGTGGTCGATCTGAGTTCCCTGCAGACTGTGCTAAACTGCAAAGCTTTGTTGGAGAAAAGCCACCTGCAAACGCCCAGCAGGTATTGCGAGAGAACGATGCCAGCCAAAATCTTGCAGCCATGCAAAGAGATATTGAAGCTTTTGGCCGTTCTTTAAGACCGAATAATGCTGCAAACCAGAATACTTTATTGTTGCATCAGGTGCAGGCCTTGGAAAACGTAGAGATTGATCCGAGTAATAGGAGTGTCAAAAGATTTAAAGGTCCAGACTCTGGTTTGGATGCTCAGCTGGTTGGTTCCCATGGTCAGGAGGAACAATCTTATGGATCCAGTACAGTGATGGGAGATGCTGCAGTTAACTTTTCATCAGATCCTTCTGGAAATTCTAAGATGCCAAGATTTTCATTGAACACTGGAGATGACAATGAAAGACAGTTATCTTCTAGTGATATGCTGGCATCTTCTCAGAATGATTCCCAGCATTTCCCCAATGCTAATAATCCAGCTGCTGTTCTCAAGGGTGAACACTCTCAGATCAGTCCCCAGATGGCTCCGTCTTGGTTTGATCGGTATGGGATGTTCAAAAATGGGCAAATGCTGCCTGTATACGATGCTCAGAAACTTGCCATGATGAAGGCTACAGAAAAAATATTTACTGTTGGTAGACCTCCTGACAGCTTGCATCCTCTTCATTCAAGTGAGCAGGTTAATGCTGCTGCTAGTCAGTTGGATAATGCCCAGCAAAGCTCAAACCTGTTGCCCGTAGCAAGTGATCATTTCTCCCCCCACTCTCTGTGTCCTGATCTCACAAATCAGAGTTTGGTTGTTGTGAGAGCCAAGAAGCGTAAAAGTATGACATTTGAGCTTCTATCATGGCATAGAGAAGTGACACAAGGTCCTCAAAAGCCTCAGAACATCAG CGTGGCAGAAGCCGAATGGGCGCATGCAGCGAATCGCTTGATCGAGAAG GTTGAAGATGAACCTGAAACAATTGAAGAATGGTCACCAGTGCTTAGAACGAGAAGAAGGCTTATATTGACAACACAGCTTATGCAACAACTACTTCGTGCTCCTCCAAGAGTAGTTTTTTCTACAGATGCTAGCAAAAACCATGAGACTGTGGCCTATTTTGTTGCCAGATCAGTTTTAGGAGATGCATGCTGCACATCATATGTCCCTGAAAGTGATACAGCTGATCCTCCTGACGGTGGATGCAT CCTCTCTGAAAAGCTTAAGGAGGAGAAAAATGAGTCCATCTTAAAGGCTGCAGAAGAGATTATTGTCAGGACAAAGAAGCTGGAGAATTATTTACAGAG GAGCTGA
- the LOC108480672 gene encoding uncharacterized protein At2g39795, mitochondrial, giving the protein MWRRALMDSKACQSWRLIAKRGAAAGNGKHASTSASAAAAVNSLLLRSLKEHYLEVSKMNPPPKVSPPSPFTIIKGALDSNGPVLKRTYGKEEISIFVMRLANIIRGEGDDPEDDGINQLFLLVDVSKPGQEDSLQFLCGLYPDALGIHSVSMRPKDESSLDVVPPSKYNGPVFQDLDEKMRDAFHSFIEERGVNESLFPFLQAWLYVKDHRNLLRWFKSVGTFITEK; this is encoded by the exons ATGTGGAGAAGAGCCCTGATGGATAGCAAAGCTTGCCAATCATGGCGCCTCATAGCAAAAAGAGGCGCGGCTGCCGGAAATGGAAAGCACGCCTCTACGTCGGCCTCAGCGGCGGCGGCCGTTAATTCACTATTGCTCCGTTCCCTCAAAGAACACTATCTTGAAGTCTCCAAAATGAATCCCCCTCCT AAAGTTAGCCCTCCTTCACCATTTACGATTATCAAAGGTGCACTTGATTCTAATGGCCCTGTTCTCAAGCGGACGTATGGCAAGGAGGAAATTAGCATCTTTGTGATGCGGTTAGCTAATATTATTCGTGGGGAAGGTGATGATCCTGAGGACGATGGAATTAATCAGTTATTCCTACTTGTAGATGTATCAAAACCTGGACAGGAAGACTCCTTACAGTTTCTATGCGGATTGTATCCTGATGCTCTTGGAATTCACTCTGTTTCAATGAGGCCAAAAGATGAGTCTTCACTGGATGTTGTGCCTCCATCTAAGTATAACGGCCCTGTTTTTCA AGATCTTGATGAAAAGATGAGGGATGCATTTCATAGTTTCATAGAGGAACGAGGGGTGAATGAAAGTCTCTTTCCATTTCTACAAGCATGGCTGTATGTAAAGGATCACCGGAATTTGTTGCGTTGGTTCAAATCGGTAGGCACATTCATTactgaaaaataa
- the LOC108483097 gene encoding uncharacterized protein LOC108483097 isoform X1, which translates to MPGNEVGDRIHNFLGGGSLSQGQHHSQVFDGTWSGLNNNQWVGSQRQVGGHLVSSLKNFSLHQLADADRGQSGQSSSLQHGLNFTQSGLRPESVRSQSQNQSSNVNGYMQGHQAFQTRQNETNFLGVDTASRGPDLHKKNPMRLDAAESPVNYDFFGGQQQINGQHHGMIQPLPRQQAERTDMQLLQQHAMLKKMQELQRQQLPNSQFQLPEARQLSSVNQVSSVVKQGSDSVSLAPINGVPVHNASNYSWQTENMNVNVNANWLQDGATPIMQGSSSGFLFSPEQGQVHLMGLVPRQVDQSFYGISTSGPIVDQYQYSSVQMDEPLMQQVQASSNSFPGNQYAMFQDQVSLQDGSLVSGQGDLGKNVFGAAAGQGLNNGFLSENLQQMTILPKNAVMQESSGRQGHPGPSETSLRKSSIQADPPQAVATLDPTEEKILFGSDDSVWDMFGKSANMGSVLDGMDSSGAFPSLQSGSWSALMQSAVAETPSNDIGIQEEWSGLGMQHNEPASGNMPSSIVNYGSKQESAWADNNFPPASTLNCKPSPMSQRFVKELTEDSSKRLGCSSLRKHVAESAKFLGNASHSPGMQVTANSISGHQQGLAIHSSHGQPQNEPNGWKSIDSASHGVGTISKSQDIQRSLQPSPNSDQRGAMYKERGHSSGFDLRNIKSGNVNSGLGSLQVNGEASDLDNFAEITDKRTTRVTKESSQQLPNSRNLHLWKSVDSQVNRGLSRVPVEYQQIQERSPENLDSSGNNCLDKGASGVNVSGDLNVKETSNDSFCSNLPQYTSTGGTRDNVWLDVNDLQGGKQKSSAHISDKSSVTRKFQYHPMGDLDVEIEPSYGTKSVAHSRATSQHVSQGLKGHDKGYSGQSQLTGHAGGDATEVEKGCSPGVKVDKIPSKSSNPGSAPDRSFGGFVPKKTYPTSQNILELFQKADPPKEHGTATRLSSSEHNQSSEMPDAETSDGSVGQFQHNKPIASQGFGLQLGLPSQKFTIPDRAISLQSFPQGVNSPNLVHGSSEEGRKGHTWLDTIASVQSLTHGASRGDRSNVSSVSGQTSNKASQNTMEANVSAGFTSYNPHSKSHLQSQHVSSVGSQGTPKEYVNAPFGVLASQMKQTDDSSVRAQASQGRKSAPCMPKTAPGENLASSEASWPSSSNENNARGPGQHFPILEASLPSTTSESSQGAFTKNMPNLHASVSAPQYLLGAQSALASQNLFKPNHQSNIKSEASHPGSKKLDDQIAQVVGSGRSEFPADCAKLQSFVGEKPPANAQQVLRENDASQNLAAMQRDIEAFGRSLRPNNAANQNTLLLHQVQALENVEIDPSNRSVKRFKGPDSGLDAQLVGSHGQEEQSYGSSTVMGDAAVNFSSDPSGNSKMPRFSLNTGDDNERQLSSSDMLASSQNDSQHFPNANNPAAVLKGEHSQISPQMAPSWFDRYGMFKNGQMLPVYDAQKLAMMKATEKIFTVGRPPDSLHPLHSSEQVNAAASQLDNAQQSSNLLPVASDHFSPHSLCPDLTNQSLVVVRAKKRKSMTFELLSWHREVTQGPQKPQNISVAEAEWAHAANRLIEKVEDEPETIEEWSPVLRTRRRLILTTQLMQQLLRAPPRVVFSTDASKNHETVAYFVARSVLGDACCTSYVPESDTADPPDGGCILSEKLKEEKNESILKAAEEIIVRTKKLENYLQSLDKRASILDLRIECQDLGKVSVINRFAKFHSRGQGDGAETSSSYAITSSHKFFPHRYVTALPMPRNLPDRVQCHSL; encoded by the exons ATGCCTGGCAACGAAGTTGGAGACAGGATCCATAATTTCCTTGGAGGAGGGAGTTTGTCTCAGGGCCAGCATCACTCTCAGGTCTTTGATGGTACCTGGTCTGGCTTAAATAACAATCAGTGGGTTGGAAGCCAGAGACAAGTTGGCGGGCATCTTGTTTCCAGTTTGAAGAATTTCAGTTTACATCAATTAG CTGATGCTGACAGAGGACAAAGTGGTCAGTCTTCAAGCCTGCAGCATGGCCTGAACTTTACACAGTCAGGTCTGAGGCCTGAAAGTGTCAGAAGTCAATCTCAAAATCAATCATCAAATGTAAATGGCTATATGCAAGGGCATCAGGCTTTCCAGACAAGGCAGAATGAAACGAACTTTTTGGGAGTGGATACAGCATCTCGGGGCCCTGATCTTCATAAGAAAAATCCAATGAGATTGGATGCTGCTGAATCACCagtaaattatgatttttttggtGGGCAACAGCAAATTAATGGACAGCATCATGGCATGATCCAGCCTTTGCCGAGGCAACAAGCAGAGAGGACTGACATGCAGCTGTTACAGCAACATGCCATGCTTAAGAAAATGCAAGAATTACAGAGGCAGCAACTTCCAAACTCACAGTTTCAGCTACCAGAAGCAAGACAGTTGAGTTCTGTGAATCAGGTTTCCTCTGTTGTAAAACAGGGATCAGATAGTGTTTCTCTTGCTCCAATAAATGGTGTTCCTGTCCATAATGCTTCGAATTATTCGTGGCAGACAGAGAACATGAACGTAAATGTAAATGCAAATTGGCTGCAGGATGGTGCCACTCCAATCATGCAAGGATCATCTAGTGGATTTTTGTTTTCCCCTGAGCAAGGCCAGGTGCATTTGATGGGTTTGGTTCCTCGACAAGTTGATCAGTCATTTTATGGGATCTCTACTAGTGGTCCAATAGTAGATCAATATCAATATTCTTCTGTCCAAATGGATGAGCCTTTAATGCAGCAGGTGCAAGCCAGCAGTAATTCCTTTCCAGGTAATCAGTATGCTATGTTTCAAGATCAAGTTAGCTTGCAAGATGGGTCTTTGGTTTCTGGACAGGGCGACCTGGGAAAAAATGTCTTTGGTGCTGCAGCTGGTCAAGGTTTAAATAATGGATTTCTTTCAGAAAATTTGCAGCAAATGACTATCCTACCAAAAAATGCAGTGATGCAGGAATCTAGTGGGAGGCAAGGACATCCTGGTCCCTCAGAAACATCCCTCAGGAAGTCATCGATTCAGGCTGACCCCCCTCAGGCTGTGGCTACCCTAGATCCGACTGAAGAAAAGATATTGTTTGGTTCAGATGACAGTGTGTGGGATATGTTTGGAAAGAGTGCCAATATGGGCTCAGTTTTGGATGGTATGGACTCTTCTGGGGCATTTCCTTCACTGCAAAGTGGAAGTTGGAGTGCTCTTATGCAGTCTGCTGTAGCAGAAACCCCTAGTAACGATATTGGGATACAGGAAGAGTGGAGTGGTTTAGGCATGCAGCATAACGAACCTGCAAGTGGTAACATGCCTTCATCAATTGTCAACTATGGCAGCAAACAGGAATCTGCTTGGGCTGATAACAATTTTCCGCCTGCCTCAACACTGAACTGTAAACCTTCTCCCATGTCTCAGAGATTTGTTAAAGAGTTAACAGAAGACAGTAGCAAACGGCTAGGTTGCAGTTCTTTACGAAAGCACGTAGCTGAAAGTGCTAAATTCTTAGGAAATGCTTCTCACTCTCCCGGTATGCAAGTTACTGCAAACAGTATTTCAGGTCACCAACAAGGATTGGCCATACATAGTTCTCATGGTCAGCCACAGAATGAACCAAATGGTTGGAAATCCATTGATTCTGCATCACATGGTGTTGGTACCATATCAAAAAGTCAGGATATTCAAAGGTCCTTGCAACCTTCTCCGAATAGTGATCAGAGAGGTGCTATGTATAAGGAGAGAGGTCATAGTTCTGGTTTTGATCTTAGAAATATTAAATCAGGGAATGTGAATTCTGGCTTGGGAAGCCTACAGGTGAATGGGGAAGCCTCTGATCTGGATAATTTTGCTGAAATTACAGATAAAAGAACCACAAGGGTCACCAAGGAAAGCAGCCAACAACTTCCAAACAGTCGTAATCTTCATCTCTGGAAAAGCGTTGATTCTCAAGTTAACCGTGGACTAAGCAGGGTTCCAGTAGAATATCAGCAAATTCAGGAAAGGAGCCCTGAAAATTTGGATTCATCTGGAAATAATTGCTTGGACAAGGGAGCATCTGGAGTAAATGTTTCAGGGGATCTCAATGTCAAAGAAACTTCTAATGACAGTTTTTGCTCCAACTTACCACAATATACTTCCACTGGTGGTACGAGAGACAATGTTTGGCTGGATGTAAATGATTTACAAGGAGGAAAACAGAAGTCTTCTGCTCATATTAGTGATAAATCTTCTGTGACCCGTaagtttcagtatcatcctatggGGGATTTAGATGTTGAGATCGAACCTTCTTATGGAACTAAAAGTGTTGCACATTCACGAGCAACATCCCAACACGTTTCTCAAGGATTGAAGGGTCATGACAAGGGATACTCTGGGCAGTCACAATTAACTGGTCATGCTGGTGGAGACGCTACAGAAGTTGAGAAG GGTTGTTCTCCTGGCGTTAAAGTAGACAAGATACCCTCAAAAAGTTCAAATCCTGGTTCTGCACCTGACAGATCTTTTGGTGGGTTTGTGCCAAAGAAGACATATCCAACAAG TCAAAATATACTGGAGCTTTTTCAAAAGGCTGACCCGCCAAAGGAGCATGGTACTGCAACACGCTTAAGCTCTTCTGAACACAATCAATCATCTGAAATGCCTGATGCAGAAACTTCTGATGGATCAGTGGGTCAGTTTCAGCATAATAAGCCTATTGCTTCTCAAGGTTTTGGTTTACAACTAGGGCTCCCATCCCAAAAGTTTACTATTCCAGATCGTGCAATTTCATTGCAGAGTTTCCCTCAAGGAGTTAATTCTCCAAATTTAGTTCACGGCTCTTCTGAGGAAGGAAGGAAAGGTCATACATGGTTGGATACTATTGCTTCTGTTCAGTCCTTGACTCATGGAGCATCCCGTGGAGATAGGAGTAATGTGTCAAGTGTCTCTGGTCAAACCAGCAACAAAGCCTCACAAAATACTATGGAGGCCAATGTTTCTGCAGGTTTTACCTCTTACAATCCTCATTCAAAAAGTCATCTCCAAAGCCAGCACGTCAGTAGTGTTGGCAGTCAAGGAACACCAAAGGAATATGTCAATGCACCTTTTGGTGTTTTGGCATCTCAGATGAAGCAGACTGATGATTCTTCTGTGAGAGCTCAAGCTAGTCAAGGAAGGAAATCAGCACCTTGCATGCCCAAAACTGCTCCTGGTGAGAATCTTGCTTCTTCAGAGGCTTCTTGGCCTAGTAGTAGCAACGAAAACAATGCAAGGGGTCCAGGCCAGCATTTTCCAATCTTGGAGGCTTCTTTACCTTCTACTACATCTGAATCTTCACAGGGTGCTTTTACAAAAAATATGCCTAATTTACATGCAAGTGTCTCAGCCCCACAATATCTATTAGGAGCTCAGAGTGCTCTGGCCTCACAAAATTTGTTTAAGCCTAATCATCAGTCAAATATTAAGTCCGAAGCATCTCATCCTGGATCAAAAAAGCTAGATGATCAAATTGCCCAGGTAGTAGGTAGTGGTCGATCTGAGTTCCCTGCAGACTGTGCTAAACTGCAAAGCTTTGTTGGAGAAAAGCCACCTGCAAACGCCCAGCAGGTATTGCGAGAGAACGATGCCAGCCAAAATCTTGCAGCCATGCAAAGAGATATTGAAGCTTTTGGCCGTTCTTTAAGACCGAATAATGCTGCAAACCAGAATACTTTATTGTTGCATCAGGTGCAGGCCTTGGAAAACGTAGAGATTGATCCGAGTAATAGGAGTGTCAAAAGATTTAAAGGTCCAGACTCTGGTTTGGATGCTCAGCTGGTTGGTTCCCATGGTCAGGAGGAACAATCTTATGGATCCAGTACAGTGATGGGAGATGCTGCAGTTAACTTTTCATCAGATCCTTCTGGAAATTCTAAGATGCCAAGATTTTCATTGAACACTGGAGATGACAATGAAAGACAGTTATCTTCTAGTGATATGCTGGCATCTTCTCAGAATGATTCCCAGCATTTCCCCAATGCTAATAATCCAGCTGCTGTTCTCAAGGGTGAACACTCTCAGATCAGTCCCCAGATGGCTCCGTCTTGGTTTGATCGGTATGGGATGTTCAAAAATGGGCAAATGCTGCCTGTATACGATGCTCAGAAACTTGCCATGATGAAGGCTACAGAAAAAATATTTACTGTTGGTAGACCTCCTGACAGCTTGCATCCTCTTCATTCAAGTGAGCAGGTTAATGCTGCTGCTAGTCAGTTGGATAATGCCCAGCAAAGCTCAAACCTGTTGCCCGTAGCAAGTGATCATTTCTCCCCCCACTCTCTGTGTCCTGATCTCACAAATCAGAGTTTGGTTGTTGTGAGAGCCAAGAAGCGTAAAAGTATGACATTTGAGCTTCTATCATGGCATAGAGAAGTGACACAAGGTCCTCAAAAGCCTCAGAACATCAG CGTGGCAGAAGCCGAATGGGCGCATGCAGCGAATCGCTTGATCGAGAAG GTTGAAGATGAACCTGAAACAATTGAAGAATGGTCACCAGTGCTTAGAACGAGAAGAAGGCTTATATTGACAACACAGCTTATGCAACAACTACTTCGTGCTCCTCCAAGAGTAGTTTTTTCTACAGATGCTAGCAAAAACCATGAGACTGTGGCCTATTTTGTTGCCAGATCAGTTTTAGGAGATGCATGCTGCACATCATATGTCCCTGAAAGTGATACAGCTGATCCTCCTGACGGTGGATGCAT CCTCTCTGAAAAGCTTAAGGAGGAGAAAAATGAGTCCATCTTAAAGGCTGCAGAAGAGATTATTGTCAGGACAAAGAAGCTGGAGAATTATTTACAGAG TCTGGACAAGAGAGCCTCAATCTTGGACTTAAGAATAGAATGTCAGGATCTAGGGAAGGTTTCTGTCATCAATCGTTTTGCCAAGTTCCATAGCCGGGGGCAAGGTGACGGGGCTGAAACCTCGTCATCTTATGCAATTACTAGTTCTCACAAATTCTTCCCCCACAGATATGTTACTGCACTACCAATGCCTAGGAATCTCCCCGATAGGGTACAGTGTCATTCACTTTGA